The following nucleotide sequence is from Gordonia jinghuaiqii.
TGCGTGTGCGACTCGCCAAGATGGACAGGCTCGTCGAGCGCGGCTTTGATCCGTACCCGCCCGCCGACCAGCCGACGCACACGGTCGCGCAGGCCAAGGCCGCCCCCGAGGGGACCGTGGTCACCGTCGCCGGACGAGTGACGCGTATGCGTGACTTCGGCAAGGTGGTCTTCGCCGACGTCCACGACTGGTCGGGCGAGGTGCAGGTGCTCGTCGAGGAGTCCCGGGTCATCCCGGGTACGCCTGACTTCGGTACCGACGTCGACCTCGGTGACCTGATCCAGGCGCGCGGCGTGGTGGGGACGAGCCGCACCGGTGAGCTCTCCATCCTCATCGATGCCTGGCGGATCAACGGCAAGTGCCTGCGTCCGCTGCCCGACAAGTGGGCCGGACTCACCGACCCCGAGGCGCGGGTGCGTCAGCGCTACGTCGATCTCGCGATCAACGAGCAGAGCCGCAAGAACCTCGCGATCCGCAGTCTCGTGGTGAAGTCGTTGCGCGACTTCCTGGCCGCGCGTGGATTCCTCGAGGTCGAGACACCGATCCTGCAGCAGATCCACGGCGGCGCCAATGCGACGCCGTTCCAGACCCACATCAACGCCTACAACCTCGACCTGTATCTGCGCATCGCACCCGAGCTCTACCTCAAACGGCTGTGCGTCGGCGGGGTGGAGAAGGTGTTCGAGATCGGGCGCAACTTCCGCAACGAAGGCGTCGACTTCAGTCACAACCCCGAGTTCACGAGCCTGGAAGCCTATGAGGCACACAGTGATTACCTGAAGATGCTGGACCTCACCCGGGAGATGATCCAGCATGCCGCGACCGCGGCCTATGGTGCGCCGGTGATCGTGCGCACCGACGCCGACGGAAACGAAGAGCGCGTGGACATCTCGGGGGAGTGGCCGGTCAAGACCGTGCACCAGGTGGTGTCCGAAGGTGCGGGAGAGGAGATCACGCCCGAGACCTCCGTCGAGACACTGCGCGCGATCTGCGACCGGCTCGAGATCAACCACCGGCCCGACTGGGATGCCGGCCAGATCGTGCTCGAGCTGTACGAACACCTCGGTGAGGATCGCACCACGTTTCCCACGTTCTACATCGACTTCCCGACGTCGACGTCGCCGCTCACCCGGGCGCACCGCAGCAAGCCCGGAGTCGCCGAGCGGTGGGATCTGGTCGCCTGGGGCGTCGAGCTGGGGACCGCGTACACGGAGCTGACCGATCCGGTCGAGCAACGTAAGCGGCTCACCGAGCAGTCGATCCTGGCCGCCGACGGCGACCCCGAGGCCATGGAGCTCGACGAGGACTTCCTGCAGGCACTCGAGTACGCGATGCCGCCCACCGGCGGTCTCGGTGTGGGTGTCGACCGGGTGGTCATGCTCATCACCGGGCAGTCGATCCGCGAGTCGTTGGCCTTCCCGCTCGCCAAACCGCAGGACGCCTGACGCGCTGCCGGTTGAGGGTGTCCGTCTGCCGGTTGGAGCGTGTCCCTCTGCCGGTTGAGCTTGTCGAAACCCTCGCTTCGGGCACACTGGTCGGGTGCACGAGATGACGCCCGGCGACGCAGGCGGAGCTCCGGGTGAGTTCGTCACCGTCGGCGAGCATCGCCTGCACGTGCTGGACGAGGGGTCGGGGCCGCCGCTGCTGTTGATGGCGGCGTTGGGTAGCAACTGGTTCGACCTCGACCCGCTGGTCGCGCGGCTCGCGTCGTCGTGGCGGGTGATCCGATATGACCGGCCGGGTTACGGGCTGTCCAGTCCCGTGGGGCGGCATCATCATCCGTCGTTGCTCGGCGAGGTCGAGCGGATGGCGGCGGTGCTCGATGCCCGTGGTGTCGACGAACCCGTTGTCGTCGTGGGACATTCGCTGGCCTCGTTGTATGTCGAGGCGTTCGCCCGTCGGCATCCCGAGCGGACTGCCGGCGTGGTGCTTCTCGACGGGTCGTTCGTGCTGGTCCCGTGGCGGATGGTTCCGCTGTCGTTCCGGACCGGCAACGCCCACCGGTTCGTGGGTGCCGCGCGGGCGGTGACTTCTCGTGTCGGCATCCGGCGCTGGCCGAGTCTGCAGGTGTGGACGCGAGTGGTGCCCGCTCCGCCGGAAGGGCGTGGCGACCAGCAACGACGCTGGGGTGCGAGGATCTTCGGTCAACCGCCGTTCCTTCTCGCCCTGCTTGTCGAGAATGCCGCATTCGGTGCCATGAACAACACGCTGCGCGGACTGCGTCGGACAAGGCCGATGCCCGACGTGCCGGTCATCGTGGTGGTCGCGTCGTCACGATTGCCGGGCTACCGGGAGTTCTGGGAGTGGAAGCAGCAGCGGTACGCGGAAGTGCTGAGCGCCGACGAGATCGCCGTACTGCCGCGCACGAAGCACTTCCTCGTCTCCGAGCGGCCGGATGACGTGGCCGAGATCATCGAGGGCATGAGAGAGTCGGATCGCTCTCTCCCTACCCGCGAGTAACCAGCTACTTGCGGTTACACCTAAACTGGTCGGCATGAGCGAGCCGACCTTCACCCCGACAGCCGACCTCGTCGACGAGATCGGCGCTGATGTCCGTAGTTGCGACACCCAGTTCACGCAGTTCGGCGGCATCCGGGAGTTCGTCGGCCGCGTCTCGACCGTCAAGTGTTTCCAGGACAACGCCCTGCTCAAATCAGTCCTCGGCGAGTCCAACCCCGGCGGTGTGCTGGTCGTCGACGGCGACGCCTCGGTACACACCGCGCTGGTCGGCGACATCATCGCCGAACTCGGCCGGTCGAACGGCTGGGTGGGGATCATCGCCCACGGCGCGATCCGTGATGCCAAGACCATCGGCGGGATGGAGATCGGCGTCAAGGCGCTGGGCACCAATCCGCGGAAGTCCACCAAGACCGGTGCCGGCGAACGCGACGTCCCGCTCACGTTCGGCGGGGTGACCTTCGCTCCCGGAGACATCGTGTACTCCGACGACGACGGGATCGTGCTCGTCAGCCCAGACAGCCCGTAGACCCACCAGCTCCAGTCACTGATCCGCCCGACCGAACCGCGCCGAGGAGCCTCCGTCATGCCGAAGCCCACTGTCGACTACTTCACCCGCCTCGGGGATCTCGTCGCGATCGACGACGCCGCGAGTCGTCCCACCCGCCCGGTGCTGGAGGCGTTCAGCGGCACGGAGATGGCGACCATCCCCGTGGCGACTGCCGCCGACCTCGAGACCGCGGTTGCCCGGGCGCGTCAGGCGCAGGAGGGCTGGGCCCAGCGGACCCCGGCCGAGCGTGCCGCGATCATCGACACCTTCTCCGATCTCGTTCACCGCAACGCCGCGTCGTTGATGGACATCGCTCAGGCCGAGACCGGCAAGGCACGGATCTACGCGCAGGAAGAGGTCATCGATGTCGCGCTGACCGCGCGGCACTACGCCACGAACGGTCCGCGTCTGCTCGCCGACCGCAAGGTCAAGGGGATGCTGCCCGGCGCGACCAATGTTCGTGTGCGGCACCTGCCCAAGGGTGTCGTCGGTGTCATCAGCCCATGGAACTACCCGCTGACTCTCGCGGTGTCGGACGCCGTCGCGGCTTTGGTCGCAGGCAACGCGGTGGTGGTCAAGCCCGACAGCCAAACGCCTTACTGCGCACTCGCATTGGCCGAACTGCTGTACGAGGCGGGTCTCCCGCGCGAACTGTATGCAGTGGTGCCGGGTCCCGGAAGCGTTGTCGGGCAGGCGATCATGGCCACCACCGACTATGTGATGTTCACCGGGTCGTCGGCCACCGGCGCCACCCTCGCCGAGCAGGCAGGCCGTCGACTCATCGGGTTCTCGGCCGAGCTGGGCGGAAAGAACCCCATGGTGGTCACCGCCGGCGCCGACATCGCCAACGCCGTGCGGGGTGCGGCACGCGCCGCGTTCTCCAACTCCGGGCAGTTGTGCATCTCCATCGAGCGCATCTACGTCGACAAGAAGATCGCGGGCGAGTTCGCCGACCGGTTCGCCGCATTCGTCTCGCAGATGAAGCTCTCGGCCGCCTACGACTTCACCGCCGACATGGGCTCGCTGGCCTCGGCCGCGCAGATCGACACCGCCGAGGCCCACGTCGAGGACGCAGTCGCCAAGGGCGCCAAGGTTCTCGCCGGCGGCAAGCGCCGAGCCGACCTGGGCCCGTTCTTCTTCGAGCCGACGGTCCTCACCGATGTCACCGACGACATGGTGTGCTTCGGCAACGAGACCTTCGGACCGGTGGTCTCGATCTACCCGGTGGACTCCACCGACGAGGCGATCAAGCTGGCCAACGACACCGAATACGGGCTCAACGCAAGCGTTTTCGCGGGCAGCAGTGCCGAGGCGCAGGCTGTGGCGGAACGTTTGCGTGCGGGCACGGTGAACATCAACGAGGGCTACGCCGCGGCGTGGGCGTCCACCGCGGCGCCGATGGGCGGCATGGGCATCTCGGGTGTGGGCCGACGCCACGGCGACGAAGGCCTGTTGAAGTACACCGAGTCGCAGACCATCGCCGAGCAGCGATTCATCGGCATCGACCGGATGCCGGTGGTGCCCACGAGCATCTACCGCGCGATCACCCCGGCCGCGGTCCGTGCACTGAAGTACCTACCCGGCCGCTGATCCTCGCGGGTTGCGGGTCGACCGAGACCCCGCCCGATCCGCGGTTGTCCTGCCCCGGTGAGGTGGTGGTGGTTAGGGTGGCACCGTGAATCGGAGCCGCCGCGCACGCACAGTCCCCGCCGCCCACCGGCACTTCCGCGGATCGCGGAGATCTCGCCTGCTCACGATGGCCACAGCTCTGACGGCGGTCCTCGCCGGAGGTCTCACGTCCGGGCCGGTCGCGAATGCGGCACCTCCGCTGCAGGTCACGACGCTGGCCAGCGGCCTGTCGATCCCCTGGGGCGTCGTGGTGGCACCGGATGGCACGGTGCTCACCGGTGAGCGCTCGGGCAGGTTCGTCGCCGTACGCCCCGGCGGCAAGCGCATCGACGTTCGCGCCGACCTGTCCCGGATCTTCGCGGAGAACGAGTCGGGCCTGATGGGCCTGGCCATCGATCCGCGGTTCGAACAGACGCGCCGCGTCTACTCGTGTCAGGCCGAGACCACGGTGCCCGGTGCGCCCAACGCCCCCGGGTCGCTGTCTGATCTGCCGATCGAGTTCCCGCAGACAGGCCAGACGATCAAGGTCGTGGCCTGGCGGGTCGGCACGGACTGGACCCGGATGGCCCGTGAGCGCACTGTGCTCAGCGGGATCCCGATCAACTCCTCGGGTCGCCACGCCGGCTGCGGACTCGCCGCCACCGGCGACTCGCTCTGGATCGGCACCGGTGACAGCGCGACCCCGCGGATACCGCAGAGTCGGGATTCCCTGGGCGGCAAGGTGTTGCACATCAAGCTCGACGGCACCCCGGCGGCCGGGAACCCGAATCCGCGCAGCCCGATATACAGTCTCGGCCACCGTAATGTGCAGGGCGTCGCCGTGGCGCCGGGAACCGGCCGGGTTTACGCGATCGAGCAGGGCACCTCGCGCGACGACGAGCTCAATCTCATCGTTTCCGGCGGCAACTACGGCTACAAGCCGGACCGACTGCCCTTCATCTACGACGAGTCGGTTCCCATGACCGACCCGGTGCGCGTTCCCGGCGCGATCGGGTCGGTGTGGAGCTCTGGCGCCCCGACGATAGCGCCGCCGGGCATCGCCTTCCTGCCGGAATCCGGTTGGGGACCTCACAGCGGTGGGCTCGTCCTCACGACCCTCAAGGGCAAGCGGCTGGTGTTCATGACGCTGTCGGGCGACGGACGCCGGGTGGTGTCCTCGACCGAGGCGCTCAAGGACGCGCACGGAAGGTTGCGCGGTGTGGCGGTGGCCCCCGACGGTTCGCTCGTGCTGACCACCAGCGACGGCGACGGGTCCGATCGAATCCTGCGTGTGCGCTGGCGCGGCTGAGCCATGTGCGACGACGCGATCGTGCTGCACGCGCACGAGGAATCCCGTCGGATGTCGCGGCGTACCGCACTGCGGGTGGCAGCAGGCGTGGCCACCGGGGTGTCCGCGTCGGCCGTGGCCGGAGTCGGGGCGGCCGGAGTCGGGTGGACGGCGCCGTTCCATGCAGAGCCCCGCGGCCGCGGCACGACGCGGATCGTCGACCTGACCCACCCGCTCTCCCCGTCCTTCCCGGTGTGGCCCGGCAACCCGCCGATGGTCAGTGTGCCGACATCGCGTGTGGGTGACCGCGATTCGGGCTTCGCGACCAACTGGGTCTCCTTCGCCGAACACACCGGCACGCACGTCGACGCACCTGCCCACAAGATCGGCCGGGGTATCACCGTCGACCGGATCGATCCCGCCCACCTCGTCGCACCGCTGGTGGTGATCAGCATCGGGGCCCGAGCGGGGCAGGACCCGCGTACCCGGTTGACCGACAGGGACATCGACGGATGGGAGTCGCGGAACGGCCGGATTCCGCAGGGGGCGCTGGTGGCCCTGCACACCGGCTGGCAACCGCGAACCGGCGGCGCCGACGCCGCCGGCTTCTCCGCCGACGCCGTGAACCTGCTCGTGACCGAGCGGGGTGTCGTGGCGATCGGCACGGACACCCTCAGCGTCGACATCCGAGGCGAGGCCGCCGCGCACACCGCCATTCTGGGCGCCGGGCGGTATGTCGTCGAGGCGATGGCTGCTCTGGATTCTGTCCCGCCACGGGGCGCGACGGTGATGGTCGGTGCGCCGCGGTTCGCCGGTGGTTCGGGCGGACCCGCCCGGGTACTCGCGATGGTCTGACTCCACGAACACAAAGGATCGGTGTATGGCGAATCGCATCACCGCGTTTCGACGCGGACCGCTCACGTTCGACGTCGTCGACTCCGGCCCGATCGACGGCGAACCCATCGTGTTGCTGCACGGCTTCCCGCAGCGCGCATCCTCGTGGGAACGCGTGGCCCCGTTGCTGCACGACAAAGGCTTTCGGACTCTCGCACCCGACCAGCGCGGGTACTCGCCGGGGGCGCGCCCGAGACGGCGACGCGACTACGCCCAGTCCGAACTCGCTGCCGACGTGCTCGCGCTGCTCGACGAGGCGGGGATCTCCGAGGCGCACATCGCCGGTCACGACTGGGGTGCGGCGGTCGCGTGGACCCTCGCCGGCCACCATCACGATCGGGTGAGAACGCTGACGGCTCTGTCCGTTCCGCACCCGGGGGCGTTCGTGCAGGCGATGCCGCGCGGCCAGATTCTCCGGTCCTGGTACATGGCGGCATTCCAGATCCCGGTGCTGCCCGAGAAGCTGCTCGGCTGGGCGTTGCGCACCCAGCCGGATTTCGGTGCACGGATGGGACTTCCGGAACCGTTCGCCTCCCGCGTGGCGGCCGAGATCGGCGAGTACGGCGCACTGCCCGGCGCCCTCGGCTGGTACCGCGCGATGTTCGCGCGCGACCCCGGTTCCGCACCCAAGCGGGTACGCGTCCCCACCACCTACGTCTGGGGAGACGCCGACATCGCCATCGGCAAGGTCTCCGCCAGGCTGTGCTCCGCCTGGGTCGAGGCGCCGTTCGACTTCATCGTGCTGCCCGGCGCCGACCACTGGCTCCCGGAGTCCCGCCCCGACGACGTGGCGGCAGCGATCCTGGACCGGGTCACACGCGCCGACGGGTGAGGGCCGGTCAAAGCGCGTGACTCGGTCTGTGCCGACGAGGGGCAGCTCGTGAGGCGCGCGATCAGAGTACGGGTGTGATCAGAGCGCGATGTGGGTATGACCTCTCCCATGCTGATCGACGACACCGCAGATCAGGCCGCCGTCGCCGACGGCGGCCGACCACGACGTGCGCGTGCGGGTCGTTCTGCCGGAGTGGATGACGGCCCGAGCACACCGATATGGGCGACTGGTCGGCATGAGCCGACCAGTCGTCGTATGGTCGGGTGCATAACTCGGGGCTCGACTATGCAGCAGCGCGTAGGGACGAGAGACAATCGACGACCACCCAGACGAGGTCTCGTGAGACATATCGATTTCCGGCCGGAATGCTCACATGGCTGAGCGCGGCGCAACACCCAAGGTGTCCCCACTGCGGCGAGGCTTTCTCGGCGCCATCCGGCATCTGTTCAATCCACTGCACCCCGACGACTACATCGAGCTGATCAATCCGCTCTGGACCACCAGGGAACTGCGCGGACGGGTGGAAGAGGTACGCCCCGAAGGTGCGGACGCGGCCACGGTGTGGATCAAGCCGGGCTATGAGTGGCCCGGCCACCTACCAGGACAGTATGTCCGTCTCGGTGTGGTGGTCAACGGCGTATTCCATTGGCGCGCTTACTCCCTGACGTCGGATCCGCAGCCGCGTGACGGGCTGATCAGTGTGACGCCGAAGCTGGTCGAGGAGGGGACGGTCTCGCCCTACCTCGTCGACGGGATCCGCCCGGGCGAGATCGTGCGGCTCGGCGAGATCGAAGGGGTGTTCACCCTGCCCGATCCGCTGCCGTCGAAGATGCTCTTCATCAGCGCGGGCAGCGGAATCACTCCGATCATGAGCATGCTGCGCGACCTCGATCACCGCGATCGGCTCGACGATGTCGTGGCGATCCACTCCGCGCACAGCGTCGAGCAGGTGATGTTCCGGGCCGACCTCGAGTCGATGGACGACCGGCAGGACGGGTTCGACCTCATCCTGCGTATCACCGAGCGCGACGGGCGGATCAAGGCGACCGACCTCGACGAACTCTGTCCGGACTGGCGCGAGCGCGAGACCATGTGTTCCGGCCCGCGCGAGATGCTCGACAGTCTGGTCGAACACTGGGAATCCGAGGGTGCCGGGGACCGCATCCATCTGGAGCGTTTCCAGCCGATCATCGGTGGGAACCCCGGGGACGGCGAGGGCGGTACCGTCCGCTTCCTGCGCAGCAAGACCGAGGCCACCTGCGAACCCGGTGCCCCGATCCTTGTCGCGGGGGAGGAGAACGGTCTGGATCTCAAATTCGGATGCCGGATCGGCATCTGCCACACCTGCACCGGGGTGCTCAAGCAGGGGAACATCCGCGATCTGCGAACCGGCGAGGTGAGCTCGCCCGAAGGCCAGAGCATACGCATCTGCGTCAATACTGCCGAGGGCGACGTCGAAGTCGACCTCTGACCGGAAAGGACTACACATGACAGCCACAGATTCCGGCCGGCGCGTCACCAGCCCGTTGGCCCACCTCGATCAGGAGACGATCGATCGCCTGGCCGAGGAGTTCGACGCCATTCACGACGAGGTCTACGGAAACCTCGGTGACAGCGACCGCCGCTACATCAAGACCGTCATCGCCTCCCAGCGCCAGCTCGCCACGATCGGACGGATCGTGTTGCTGAACTCGCGTTCACGAGGTGCATGGGTGGCGGGCACCGCCTGCCTCGGCATGGCCAAGATCCTGGAGAACATGGAGATCGGCCACAACGTCATGCACGGGCAGTGGGACTGGATGAACGACCCGTACATCCACTCGTCGGTGTGGGACTGGGACACCGCGTCCACCGCGGAGGCGTGGAAGCACTCGCACAACTACATCCACCACACGTTCACCAACATCCGCGGCAAGGACAAGGATCTCGGTTACGAGATCATGCGGATCGACCCGAATCAGAAGTGGCATCCGATCTACCTGCTGCAGCCGTTCTACAACGTGCTGCTGACCGCGTTCTTCGAGTGGGGAGTCGCACTGCACGACCTCGATCTCGAGGCCATCCGACGTGGTGAGAAACCCCCCGCCGAGGTGATCAAGGACCTCAAGGGCATCGCGGTGAAGATGCGACGTCAGGTCGTCAAGGACTACATCGGCTGGCCGGCGATCAGCGCGGGCGCGTTCCTGCTGACCCAGGCCTTGACCGGCGGCAGTATCCGTCAGCCGTCGACGTCGCGGATCGGTTCGGCTCTGCGCCGCGTCGACCGCAGGCGATTCGACACCGTGGCCGACGTCGCCGACCGGGTGTTGCCCGGTGCCGAGAGCACGTTCTTGCGCACGCTGACCGCGAACTTCACCGCGAACATCATCCGGAACGTGTGGTCGCACGCCATCATCTTCTGCGGTCACTTTCCCGACCAGACGTACACGTTCAGTCAGGAAGAGGTCGAAGACGAGTCGCGGGGCGGCTGGTACGTCCGCCAGCTCGTGGGCGCGGCCAACATCGAGGGCAGTCCGCTGTTCCACATCATCAGCGGCAACCTCGGCTATCAGGTCGAGCACCACCTCTTTCCCGACATGCCGAGTACCCGCTACTCGGAGGTGGCCCCGAAGGTGAAGGACATCTGCGAGCGCTACGACCTGCCGTACAACACCGGACCGTTCGGCCAGCAGTGGGGACAGGTGCACCGCACCATCGCGCGCCTGGCATTCCCGGGCGGCAAGGCCCGCCCGAAGCCGGGCCCGTACCGTCGCCCGCCGCACTCCAGCAGCGGCGAGCCCCGCGTCAGTGAGGCCGCTCGCTTCCGCGGCCGACTGCCCGCCGACCACCCCAACGCCGGCCCCGAGCATGAGTCGGGCGGCGTCGAGGTCTCACCGCCCCCGCGGTAGCGCGGTAGCGGGCTCGTTTCAGCGCAGGATTCGACGCAGGACGACGAAGACCACCAGCGCGACCAGGGCTGCGAGCCCCGCGTATGCCGGCGTGAGGTTGGTGGTCGGGGGTTCGGTGGGGCCGCCGGAGCGTAGTTGCGCGAAAGTTGCTCGGGCAGCGTCGGATTCGGCGACCACATCGACCGGCGGACGCGCCGGG
It contains:
- a CDS encoding alpha/beta fold hydrolase, which translates into the protein MTPGDAGGAPGEFVTVGEHRLHVLDEGSGPPLLLMAALGSNWFDLDPLVARLASSWRVIRYDRPGYGLSSPVGRHHHPSLLGEVERMAAVLDARGVDEPVVVVGHSLASLYVEAFARRHPERTAGVVLLDGSFVLVPWRMVPLSFRTGNAHRFVGAARAVTSRVGIRRWPSLQVWTRVVPAPPEGRGDQQRRWGARIFGQPPFLLALLVENAAFGAMNNTLRGLRRTRPMPDVPVIVVVASSRLPGYREFWEWKQQRYAEVLSADEIAVLPRTKHFLVSERPDDVAEIIEGMRESDRSLPTRE
- the rraA gene encoding ribonuclease E activity regulator RraA, encoding MSEPTFTPTADLVDEIGADVRSCDTQFTQFGGIREFVGRVSTVKCFQDNALLKSVLGESNPGGVLVVDGDASVHTALVGDIIAELGRSNGWVGIIAHGAIRDAKTIGGMEIGVKALGTNPRKSTKTGAGERDVPLTFGGVTFAPGDIVYSDDDGIVLVSPDSP
- a CDS encoding succinic semialdehyde dehydrogenase; this encodes MPKPTVDYFTRLGDLVAIDDAASRPTRPVLEAFSGTEMATIPVATAADLETAVARARQAQEGWAQRTPAERAAIIDTFSDLVHRNAASLMDIAQAETGKARIYAQEEVIDVALTARHYATNGPRLLADRKVKGMLPGATNVRVRHLPKGVVGVISPWNYPLTLAVSDAVAALVAGNAVVVKPDSQTPYCALALAELLYEAGLPRELYAVVPGPGSVVGQAIMATTDYVMFTGSSATGATLAEQAGRRLIGFSAELGGKNPMVVTAGADIANAVRGAARAAFSNSGQLCISIERIYVDKKIAGEFADRFAAFVSQMKLSAAYDFTADMGSLASAAQIDTAEAHVEDAVAKGAKVLAGGKRRADLGPFFFEPTVLTDVTDDMVCFGNETFGPVVSIYPVDSTDEAIKLANDTEYGLNASVFAGSSAEAQAVAERLRAGTVNINEGYAAAWASTAAPMGGMGISGVGRRHGDEGLLKYTESQTIAEQRFIGIDRMPVVPTSIYRAITPAAVRALKYLPGR
- a CDS encoding PQQ-dependent sugar dehydrogenase is translated as MATALTAVLAGGLTSGPVANAAPPLQVTTLASGLSIPWGVVVAPDGTVLTGERSGRFVAVRPGGKRIDVRADLSRIFAENESGLMGLAIDPRFEQTRRVYSCQAETTVPGAPNAPGSLSDLPIEFPQTGQTIKVVAWRVGTDWTRMARERTVLSGIPINSSGRHAGCGLAATGDSLWIGTGDSATPRIPQSRDSLGGKVLHIKLDGTPAAGNPNPRSPIYSLGHRNVQGVAVAPGTGRVYAIEQGTSRDDELNLIVSGGNYGYKPDRLPFIYDESVPMTDPVRVPGAIGSVWSSGAPTIAPPGIAFLPESGWGPHSGGLVLTTLKGKRLVFMTLSGDGRRVVSSTEALKDAHGRLRGVAVAPDGSLVLTTSDGDGSDRILRVRWRG
- a CDS encoding cyclase family protein; translated protein: MCDDAIVLHAHEESRRMSRRTALRVAAGVATGVSASAVAGVGAAGVGWTAPFHAEPRGRGTTRIVDLTHPLSPSFPVWPGNPPMVSVPTSRVGDRDSGFATNWVSFAEHTGTHVDAPAHKIGRGITVDRIDPAHLVAPLVVISIGARAGQDPRTRLTDRDIDGWESRNGRIPQGALVALHTGWQPRTGGADAAGFSADAVNLLVTERGVVAIGTDTLSVDIRGEAAAHTAILGAGRYVVEAMAALDSVPPRGATVMVGAPRFAGGSGGPARVLAMV
- a CDS encoding alpha/beta fold hydrolase gives rise to the protein MANRITAFRRGPLTFDVVDSGPIDGEPIVLLHGFPQRASSWERVAPLLHDKGFRTLAPDQRGYSPGARPRRRRDYAQSELAADVLALLDEAGISEAHIAGHDWGAAVAWTLAGHHHDRVRTLTALSVPHPGAFVQAMPRGQILRSWYMAAFQIPVLPEKLLGWALRTQPDFGARMGLPEPFASRVAAEIGEYGALPGALGWYRAMFARDPGSAPKRVRVPTTYVWGDADIAIGKVSARLCSAWVEAPFDFIVLPGADHWLPESRPDDVAAAILDRVTRADG
- a CDS encoding ferredoxin reductase, with product MAERGATPKVSPLRRGFLGAIRHLFNPLHPDDYIELINPLWTTRELRGRVEEVRPEGADAATVWIKPGYEWPGHLPGQYVRLGVVVNGVFHWRAYSLTSDPQPRDGLISVTPKLVEEGTVSPYLVDGIRPGEIVRLGEIEGVFTLPDPLPSKMLFISAGSGITPIMSMLRDLDHRDRLDDVVAIHSAHSVEQVMFRADLESMDDRQDGFDLILRITERDGRIKATDLDELCPDWRERETMCSGPREMLDSLVEHWESEGAGDRIHLERFQPIIGGNPGDGEGGTVRFLRSKTEATCEPGAPILVAGEENGLDLKFGCRIGICHTCTGVLKQGNIRDLRTGEVSSPEGQSIRICVNTAEGDVEVDL
- a CDS encoding fatty acid desaturase family protein gives rise to the protein MTATDSGRRVTSPLAHLDQETIDRLAEEFDAIHDEVYGNLGDSDRRYIKTVIASQRQLATIGRIVLLNSRSRGAWVAGTACLGMAKILENMEIGHNVMHGQWDWMNDPYIHSSVWDWDTASTAEAWKHSHNYIHHTFTNIRGKDKDLGYEIMRIDPNQKWHPIYLLQPFYNVLLTAFFEWGVALHDLDLEAIRRGEKPPAEVIKDLKGIAVKMRRQVVKDYIGWPAISAGAFLLTQALTGGSIRQPSTSRIGSALRRVDRRRFDTVADVADRVLPGAESTFLRTLTANFTANIIRNVWSHAIIFCGHFPDQTYTFSQEEVEDESRGGWYVRQLVGAANIEGSPLFHIISGNLGYQVEHHLFPDMPSTRYSEVAPKVKDICERYDLPYNTGPFGQQWGQVHRTIARLAFPGGKARPKPGPYRRPPHSSSGEPRVSEAARFRGRLPADHPNAGPEHESGGVEVSPPPR